GCGGTGATCGCCGTCGAGTCGGGCCACGTCACCTCGGCTACGTTCACATTCAACTTCGCCGATGTGCGCACCGGCAAGGAAGCGCGCGACGAGGCCATGAACGAATGGCAGGAAACCCCGAAGTATCCGAAGGCAGGCTTCACCTTGAAATCCATCGACACCGCGGCCGACGGAAAACTCACCGCGCGCGGAGTGCTTACGCTTCATAATGTCGCTCGCGCGATCGCCTTTCCCCTCTCGATCACGAGCGATCAAAAAATCTATGCGATCGACGGTCATGCGGTGTTCGACACGCGTGACTTCGGTCTGCCGATCATCCGCAAGTTCGGCCTGCTCAAAGTCGACCCGCTCGTGGAAGTTCACTTCCACCTGCAAGGCTCCGTCAACGTCCGCTAACTCCCCGATTATCCCGTGAACTCGTCCGCCGCTTATCTGCGCCTGTGCGACGCGCTGATGGAAAACAGTCCCGCTCTGCTGGCTACCGATCAACTCCTGCGCGATACGCTGACCCTCTCGTCAGGCAATCCCGGTAAACTCATCCGAGCCCGTCTCGTGCTGGCCGCCGCCGATGCGCACGGCCTCGAAGAAGGCCCCGCCGAACGGCTCGCCTGCGCGGTCGAATATTTTCACATCGCCTCGCTGCTCCTCGACGATCTCCCGTGCATGGATGATGCCTGGACGCGTCGCGGCCGTCCCTGCGCCCATAAACTTTACGGCGAATCCTCCGCCATCCTCGGCGCGCTCGCCTTCATCAACCGCGCATATGCGCTCACCGGCTTCGTGTTTGCCTCGCACCCGGCGGAGATCCGCTTGCAGGCGACGGCGTGCCTCGATGCGTGTCTCGGCCCCGCGGGACTCGTCGGCGGACAAGCTGCCGATTTGAGCTTCGCGCAAAGCGATCGCTCGGCTCGCGAAGTCGCGATGATCGCCGCGCGCAAGACCGGTTCGCTGTTCTGGCTCGCGGTGTATTTCCCGGCGCTGCTCGGGGCGCCCTCGCAGAAGGAGCTTCATGCGCTGAAGGCGCTGTGTGTTTACTGGGGCCTCGCTTATCAGGCGGCCGACGATCTCCAGGATGCGTTGCTCAACGCATTCGAAAGCGGAAAAACCGCCGGTCGCGACCGCGCGCTCACGCGTCCGAATCTCGCCCACGCTATCGGCGTGCCGGCAACGCAGGCGCGCATCGCACGGCTAATGGAACAGTCGCGCCGCGTGGTGGAACGGCTCGGCGCGACATCGCAACGCTGGGGTTATCTCGGCGGGTTTCATCGTGAATTCGTCGAGCCGATGGTCTGCGCCGTGGCGGCCTGAGCCGCGGACCCGTCAAACCACGAAACGGCGAACTCATGCGTTTTCTTTCCCTTATCTTCACCAACCTCCGACGCCACCGGCTGCGCGCGCTGATCGGCGTGGCGGGCATCGGTTTCGGTGTGGCGGCGATGCTGGCGATTCTAGCGATCGTCACGGGTGCGATCGGCATGTTTGAACGCATCCTCTCGACGGACAGTCATTATCTGGTGTTTGAGAAAAATGTGTCGGACCTGTTTTTCAGCTCGGTCACGACGGAGCAGGTGCGCACGATCCGCGCACTGCCTCAAGTCGAGGCGGCGCATCCACTGCTGTTCGGCATCGTGTCCGCGCCGGGAAATCCGGTAGTGACGTGCTTCGGCATCGAGGCCGACGACCCGCGCCTCGTGCGCGGCGAGTGGCGCGCGGGTTCGCGTGACACCTTCGGCAAGACGACCGGTGAAGTTTATCTGGGCGCGCGTTCCGCAGAGTTTCTCAAGGCGAAGTTCGGCGAGACCGTCGCGATCGGCCGGGGCACGTTCAAAGTGGGAGGCATTTTCAAAAACGAAAACGGCTTCGAGGATGGCGGCGTGTTTTTGCCGCTGCCGGATGCGCAGGCATTTTTCCATCGCGAAGGCGCGGCCTCGGTCGTGGCGGTGAAGTTGCGCGATCAAGCCCAAGGTGCGGCGTTCAAGGCGGCGGTGGAAGCGGCGAACCCCGGCGTGATCGCGCTGGAAAACCGCGAGTTCAGCCAGAGTTACAACAGCTTTAAGATCTTGAATTTCACGGCGTGGGCGGTGGGCATCTGCGCGTTCTTCCTGGGTGGGTTGGGCGTGGCGAACACGATGTTGCTCTCGGTGTTCGGGCGCATCCGCGAAATAGCGGTGCTGCGCGTGTGCGGATTTTCGGAGCGGCAGGTGGCCGCGTTGATTTTCGGCGAGGCGGGGGCGATTGCGTTGGGCGGGCTGGTGCTCGGATTTTCAATCGGACTGCTGATGCTCGCGGTGGTGGCGCACATGCCGCAGTTCAACGGCTACGTGCAGGCCCGCGTGGAGCCGCTCGTGGTGGTGGGAATTGTGGTGACGGCCCTGATCACAGCGATCGCCGGAGCGATTTACCCGGCCCGCTTCGCCTCACGCATCCAACCCGCGGAGGCCCTAAGATATGAATAAATCTAATCTACATAACTCATTTATGCGACAAGGCGTAAAACCAGTTTGTAACTTATTAAGTTACAAACTGGCGGGGTGGCCGATTGCCTCCGATTTGGAAAAGGGGGCGGGGTTATGAGCGGGCGTGGGGAGGTGATTGCGAGCGTGCGGGAGGTTTCGAAGACCTATGACGGCGGGCGTATTCAAGTGCTGCGTGAAGTCAGCCTTGAGGTGCGGGCCGGTGAAATGGTCGCGCTGTGGGGGGCGTCGGGGTCGGGCAAGAGCACGCTGCTCCATCTGCTCGGTGGTCTCGACAAACCGGATACGGGCACGATGTCCGTGTGCGGCTTCGATCCGTGCGTGGAGGCGAGCCGCAACACGCTGCGCCGCCACCATCTCGGGTTCGTGTTTCAACTGCACAACCTCATCCCCGATCTCACGGTCGAGGAAAACATCCGCGTGCCCGCGCTGGCCGCCGGACGCAGTCGCGAAGATACCGCCGCGCGCGTGCGCGAACTGGCGGCGCAAGTGGGGTTGTCGCACCGCATCGGCCATCGTGTGCAGGATCTCTCGGGCGGCGAGCGCCAGCGCACCGCGATCTGTCGGGCGCTCATGAATGCGCCGCGGTTGTTGCTGGCGGACGAGCCGACGGGATCGCTCGACGAGCAGACGGGCGATGCGATTTTTGCGTTGTTGAAAGAACTCGCCGCGCGCGAAAACGTGGCGGTCGTGCTGGCGACGCACGAGCGACGGTTCGCCGAGGCGTGCAATCGCATCGTGCGCGTGCGCGACGGCCGGTTGTCCGAAATCTGATCATGAGCGGCCTCCGACAGTTCGGCGGCACAGTCGGCCGGATCGCGGAGTTCCATGCGATCGGCTGGCTCGTCGCAGCCAATGCGGTGGGCGTGCTGCTCGCGGCCGAGTTGGTGTGGCCCGCGTGGGGCGATGCGCTCGCGCCGCTGACCTACGGACGTTGGATGCCGTTGCACATGAACTGGCAGCTTTACGGTTGGTGCGCGCTGCCGCTGGTGGGCGTGTTGCTCGCGTGGTGTATCGATGAACGGCATCCGCAGGCGAAAACGCATGTGCGCATCGCACTGGGCGCGTGGTCGCTGGCGCTCGTGCTCGGCGGAGTGGCGTGGCTGGCGGGAGTCACCAGCGGGAAGCTGTTTCTCGACTGGCACGGCTGGGCGCGGGCGTTGTTGTCTATGGCGATGGTGGTGTTGTGGACCGTGTGCGCGGCGCATGCGTGGTGGCGGCGCGGTGAATCGGGCGGACGCGGAGCGGATTGGTTGCGCGCGGGTTTTCTCGGCGGGCTGCTATTTGTGCCGGGACTGCTTTACTGGTCGGCGGGGCGCGAGGTCTATCCGACGGTCAATCCCGACAGCGGTGGCGCGACAGGCGCGAGTCTGCTGGGATCGACGCTCGGGATCGTGATGATTTTCGGACTGCTGCCGGTGATGCTGCGCGTGAACAAAGTGCGGGCCGGGTGGCGCACCGATTGGTTTTGGGTGGCGTTTGCGGTGTCGGTCGGGGTGTTTGCGGTGATCGATCATGGCAATGCATCGCATCATGCGTGGGGGCAGATGCTCGGGCTTGGATTGCTTCTGCTGTGGGTGCCGCTGGCGTGGATGTATTTCCGGTTGTTCGCGTGGGATGTGACGGCGCGTCCGTGGCTGGCGGCGGCGTTTGGTTGGTGGTTGCTCCTGGTCGTCACGGGACTGCTCACGTTTTTACCGGGGTTTTCGGAGCGTTTGAAATTCACCAACGGACTGGTGGCGCATGCGCATCTGGCGATGGCGGGACTGCTGACGAGCGTGAACTTCGCTATTCTGCGACAACTCTCGCCGGCACCGGAGCCGCGCGGGAACTTCGGGTTGTGGCAATGGGCGTGTGCCGTGCACGTGGTGGCGCTGCTGATGCTGGGCTGGTGGGAGCGCGACTATGCGGGTGACCTGTTTCGCAGCGAGGCGTGGACACAGGGATTCTATGGTGTGCGGCTGGCGGCGGGTGCGGGCATGCTGGTGGCCTCG
This window of the Rariglobus hedericola genome carries:
- a CDS encoding YceI family protein; protein product: MKLLPLLIAGLLPVFAIAAPSPLAIDPGQSHIEIAVKATAASFTGKLDAYTAVIAVESGHVTSATFTFNFADVRTGKEARDEAMNEWQETPKYPKAGFTLKSIDTAADGKLTARGVLTLHNVARAIAFPLSITSDQKIYAIDGHAVFDTRDFGLPIIRKFGLLKVDPLVEVHFHLQGSVNVR
- a CDS encoding polyprenyl synthetase family protein produces the protein MNSSAAYLRLCDALMENSPALLATDQLLRDTLTLSSGNPGKLIRARLVLAAADAHGLEEGPAERLACAVEYFHIASLLLDDLPCMDDAWTRRGRPCAHKLYGESSAILGALAFINRAYALTGFVFASHPAEIRLQATACLDACLGPAGLVGGQAADLSFAQSDRSAREVAMIAARKTGSLFWLAVYFPALLGAPSQKELHALKALCVYWGLAYQAADDLQDALLNAFESGKTAGRDRALTRPNLAHAIGVPATQARIARLMEQSRRVVERLGATSQRWGYLGGFHREFVEPMVCAVAA
- a CDS encoding ABC transporter permease, with the protein product MRFLSLIFTNLRRHRLRALIGVAGIGFGVAAMLAILAIVTGAIGMFERILSTDSHYLVFEKNVSDLFFSSVTTEQVRTIRALPQVEAAHPLLFGIVSAPGNPVVTCFGIEADDPRLVRGEWRAGSRDTFGKTTGEVYLGARSAEFLKAKFGETVAIGRGTFKVGGIFKNENGFEDGGVFLPLPDAQAFFHREGAASVVAVKLRDQAQGAAFKAAVEAANPGVIALENREFSQSYNSFKILNFTAWAVGICAFFLGGLGVANTMLLSVFGRIREIAVLRVCGFSERQVAALIFGEAGAIALGGLVLGFSIGLLMLAVVAHMPQFNGYVQARVEPLVVVGIVVTALITAIAGAIYPARFASRIQPAEALRYE
- a CDS encoding ABC transporter ATP-binding protein, whose product is MSGRGEVIASVREVSKTYDGGRIQVLREVSLEVRAGEMVALWGASGSGKSTLLHLLGGLDKPDTGTMSVCGFDPCVEASRNTLRRHHLGFVFQLHNLIPDLTVEENIRVPALAAGRSREDTAARVRELAAQVGLSHRIGHRVQDLSGGERQRTAICRALMNAPRLLLADEPTGSLDEQTGDAIFALLKELAARENVAVVLATHERRFAEACNRIVRVRDGRLSEI